In Bradyrhizobium sp. 200, the sequence GCTGCACGTAGACCATCGCGTGCGAAATATCGCTGTTGGTGGCCCGCCGCACTGCCTTGCTTACCTTGTTTGATCCCGATGTGAGAATTATATCGCCTACTTGGAGTCGCTGATCGTTTAACTTCTTCATCTGCTCAAATCACCTCAGCCCTGGTCGCTTGACGAGCCCAATACGGCATTGCGAAGCCGACAACTATTTATATACTGTTTCTATTCCATCACTTTTGGGTAGAACGCCCAACCGATATCAGTCAAGCCATGGCCAGACTCCGAACCGCTCCCATCGACCTGCCGGCGTCGCTCCGGAACGTGGTTGAATACCGAAAATCCGGCCTTAGCCTCAATCATGTCGTCGGCTGTCCGCTGGACTGCGGTTACTGCGTGCGCCATCTCTTCCAGAACTTCGAGATGAAACAGCCCCATTTGGTGTTGAGCGATAGCGAGGCAGTTGCCCTGCTGGTTGGACACTGGGCATTTCGGCCACACACCACTCCCATTCAAATCTTCAACCGGGCGACCGATCCGTTCCTTCCCGGCGTCAAGGACCATCTCCTCCAGACGCTTGAGTTGTTGGACTCTAGAGGTCTGACGAATTCCGTTCTCGTCATCACCCGATGGAAAATCGAGCGCCCAGACGTCGCGCGATTGGAGCGACTAAAGAATCTGCGCCTGACGATATTGGTCACATGGTCTGGCATCGACGACGACCGTATCGAGCCCGTCGACAGCCTCCATGCAGAAAACTCGCTTCGTATTCTCAGCAAGAACGCATCAAGGACCAAGTCGATTCTGTATTGGCGCCCGCTCATTGCTGGCCTTAACGACAGCGACGAGCACATGAACCGCGCACTGGCATTATCCTCGCTCGCCGGCGCCACGGTCTTCACAGGCCTTTTTCATCGCGCCGAGATTCGGGACTATTTTCGACTTTCAGGCGTTCCCGATGTTTATCCCCAGGTCGCCCGCAGGAAGATCCTGCCGGAAGAGACCGAAAAGCGCGTCCTCAGCGCCTTTGCGGACAGGCCACTTTTTCGAAAAACCTCCTGCGGAGTGGCCCATGTGCACCGCACTGCGGATTACAATGGGCACTATGGCATAAGGGAAATCTGCGATATCTGTCCTTCGGAGCAAATAGCGCGATGCGCCCTGTTCCATCGTCAGCCGGAACTTTCCAAGGTGAAAGAACTTGCCGAAATTGCAAACTTGGACACGGATCACATCGACATCGATCAGCGTAAGATCCAACTTAGCAACAGCTCCGAGCAGCAACGTTATTTCATTCAACACACGCTGAATTACCAGGTCCACGATCGAGATCACCCTCACCTTTACGGGCGGCATGGTCGGGCGGAGGTCGGATGGGAATAGAGATCGAGCGGTTCTGGGTCGTCGACGTCGAAGGCAGCGGCGGTTCCCCGCCCGAGATCGTCGAATTAGCGATGCTGGAGGTCGAAAATCTGGCGCTGACCGAGAACAAGCGCCACTGGTTCGTCCAACCCGAGCGCGGGA encodes:
- a CDS encoding radical SAM protein; this encodes MARLRTAPIDLPASLRNVVEYRKSGLSLNHVVGCPLDCGYCVRHLFQNFEMKQPHLVLSDSEAVALLVGHWAFRPHTTPIQIFNRATDPFLPGVKDHLLQTLELLDSRGLTNSVLVITRWKIERPDVARLERLKNLRLTILVTWSGIDDDRIEPVDSLHAENSLRILSKNASRTKSILYWRPLIAGLNDSDEHMNRALALSSLAGATVFTGLFHRAEIRDYFRLSGVPDVYPQVARRKILPEETEKRVLSAFADRPLFRKTSCGVAHVHRTADYNGHYGIREICDICPSEQIARCALFHRQPELSKVKELAEIANLDTDHIDIDQRKIQLSNSSEQQRYFIQHTLNYQVHDRDHPHLYGRHGRAEVGWE